In Desulfuromonas sp., the genomic stretch GACCATAACCGACCCGTACAGTCGCGCATTTTCAATCGCCCGGTTGTAATAGGTGAAATACTCCCGCGGCACCTGCGAATGGGCAATGTCGTAGAGAATGCGATTATTGCTCAATTGAAGCAGGTTGAGATAAGCGGTTTTGTCGTACTGGGTCCATTCCCGTCCGAGATCCTGAGTCTCGGACTTGATCGCATAATAGAGGATTGTCGCCAGCTTGGTGCCGATATAAATTTCCTGGGCGAGGAGGTATTCATAGAGGACCGTGGCCGCGGCCCCGTATTCTTCCCTGACATCATACAGGGCACACTCCCTGGTCTGCTCGCGCAGCGGGTGATGATCAATCACGATATGAACCTTGCGATCAGCAGGAAAGGAGTTGTTGCCGGTGCCGGGTTGAGTATCGACCATGCAGACGACCCCGAACTGATTGAGATCGAGTTGCTCCAAGGGGACCGCCTTGATTTCCAGGCCTTCGACCATCGCCCGGTTTTCGCCCCGACCGATGATGCCGCCGAAAGTAATCGTCGCTGTAAGGTTCTCCTTGACCTCGAAGAGCTGACGCAAGGCAAAGGCCGCAGCCAGGGAATCGGGATCGGGGTTGTCATGAGCGACAATCAGGATCTTGCCTTTGCCTCTGACGTATTCGAGGATCTGCGCCGAGAATTCACGCGAGCACTCCATTCGTTCGGACATCAGTTATCCTCCTGCAGACGGTTTAGAACGGCAAACGCCTTATCGACAGCCTCAGCCGCAGTCGTGACGATCGAGACTCCGGCGAGTTCATACTGCGGTCGTAAAGCAACAACATTTTTCCCGAGCTTGAGTGAAATAGCCGCTTCCGAAAGGGTGCCATATTCACCTTCGACAGCAATCAGAACCTGCGCGGTGTGGGCAATAATAACATTGCGGGCATGGCCCATGTTGGTCGGTACGGCCAGGGTGACGAATGCATTGGCATCGCTGGCCTGCGGTCCGGGGAGAATGCCGAGCACCTCGCCGCCGGCCGAGGCGCATCCACGCGCCGCCGCCTCCATCACTCCGCCGAGGCCGCCACAGACAAGCACGCCGCCTTTTTCCGCGATCAGACGGCCAACCTCGGTCGCCAGCTGCAGCCCTTCCGGCGAGGCACTGGATGCGCCAATCACTCCGACGACTATTTTACGATGGGCAACCCCGTTCATCATATCCTGTTACAGGCGTCTCCGGGCCCGCTTGAGAAGCAAGCTGTTGGTGACAACCGAAACACTCGAAAAAGCCATTGCCAGTCCGGCGAATTCGGGTTTGAGATACAGTCCGAATGCAGGATAGAGGACACCGGCGGCCAACGGGATCCCGATGACATTATAGAAGAAGGCCCAGAACAGGTTCTGCTTGATCTTGACCAGGGTCTTCCGGCCGAGGCGAACGGCCCGCACGACATCACGAACATCGCCACGGACCAGTACGATATCACCTGTCTCCCGCGCCACATCAGTACCGCTGCCGACGGCAATCCCGACATCGGCCTGGGCCAGAGCCGGCGCATCGTTGATGCCATCACCAACCATGCCGACCTGGCGGTTCTGCTCCTGGTAACGGGCGACGACCTCCTGTTTTTCACCCGGCATAACCTCGGCCTCGACCGACTTAATGCCAAGGCGCTTCGCCACCGCTTCGGCCGGCTCAAGCCGGTCGCCGGTCAACATCACACACTCAATATCATCGTGCTGCAGCAGGGTGATTGCTTCGGCAGTCCCCTCTTTCGGCTTGTCGCGCAGACCGATGATTCCGAGGTTCTGGTCGCCAACCGCGAGATAGACAATCGACATCCCCTCGCCCTCGAGCTCACGGCTGAGCACAACCAGGCCGCGCATGCTGACGTGATGTTGCTCAAGAAGCTTGCGGCTGCCGAGCAGCACCCGCTCGCCGGAAATTTCACAGGAGACGCCCTGACCGCCGACTTCTTCGCCATTGATCGCCTGCGGATAGCGAATCCCTTTTTGTTCGGCCCAGGCAACTATCGCCCGGGAGAGCGGATGTGAACTGATTTGTGCGGCCGAAGCTGCCAGCTGGAGCATTTCATCCTTGCTCACCCCTTCGGCATGCGCCAGCTCGGCGACCCGGAAATCGCCGTGGGTCAAAGTCCCGGTTTTATCGAAAATAAGGGTGTCGAGCCGGGCAATATTTTCCAGGGCAGAAGCTTTCTTGATCAGGATGCCGGACTGCAGCCCGATAGCGCTCCCGACCATGATCGCCGTTGGTGTTGCCAGGCCAAGAGCACACGGGCAGGCGATCACCAGAACCGCAACCCCCATCCGGAAGGCGAAGACAAACTCGGCGCCACTGAAGATCCAGACGGCATAGGTACAGCCGGCAACCAGGATGACAACCGGCACGAAAACATTGGCCACCTTGTCGGCAAGCCGTTGAATCGGTGCCTTGTCGGCCTGGGCTTCCTCGACCATGCGCACGATGCTCGACAGAACTGTCATCTCGCCGATCCGGGTCGCCCGCATCAGCATCCGGCCGCCGCCATTGATGGTTGCCCCGGTCAGATCGTCACCCGGCTCCTTGGCGACCGGGACCGGTTCGCCGGTCAACATCGACTCATCGACCGCCGAACGGCCGTCAACGACCTCGCCATCGACCGGAATCCTGTCGCCCGGCCGGATCACCAGGGTGTCGCCAACCTCGACCTCGCTGACCGCGATATCCTTTTCTGTGCCATCAACCAGAACGACGGCCCGGTCGGCCTGCAACTCGAGCAACTCATTCAGCGCCCGGGTCGCCTGGCCCTTGGCCCGGGCCTCGAGCCACTTGCCAAACCGGATAAAGGTAATGAGCATGGCGCTGGTTTCAAAAAAAACCTCACCGGACAGCCCGAACAACCGGGTGGCAGCAAGCATCGAATAACCATAGGCCGCAGTAATGCCGAGAGCGACCAGCACATCCATATTGGCCGACATATTGCGGATCGAGGTCCAGGCACCGCGATAAAAAGCGAGCCCCGCCGAGAACTGGACAATCGTCGCCAGAGCCATGTTGACCCATTGGGTCGCCGGGCCGAAAGGCTGCAACCACATCAGCAGCATAATCGGCAGCGACAGGGCGGCGGCAAAAATCAGCCAGTGAAGTTCCCGCTTCGCCTCGAGGCTGGCTACCCCGTCCGATTCATCTTCGCCAACCGGCTTGTACCCGGCGGATTCGACAACCGAGAACAGTGCCTCTTCGCCGGTCAGCGAGGCATCATAAAATACCGTCGCCGTTTCATTGGCGAGGTTGACATAAACGTCATCGACGCCGGTTGCAGCGCGGAGTTTTTTCTCAACAGTGCCGACACAGGTCGCGCAGGTCATGCCATAGACATTGAAACGGATTTTTTCCCGGTCGGCCTCGCGAAAAAAATCGTCCTGCTCATCCCGCGCAACCAGCGCCGCCAGCTCTTTTTCATCGACTGCGGAAACCGGATCAGACGTTTCCGCCGAAGCCTCTTCAATCACGGCGGCGGGTTCGGAAGTGACCTCTTCTTTTTCGCTGTTCGCTTAATTGATCGGTTGCTGCCCGGCATCGACAACAGAATCATCATCGCCAGCTTCCGGTGCAACCGGCAACGGCTCAAGAGAGAACCCGGTATCGACGATCCCCTGTTCGAGCCGCGGAACAGCAACGACCGTTTCATCGTAGTGGACCTTCGCCAGGCACTCCTCGAGGAGGACGTTGACTTCATGCACTCCGTCGATCGCCTGCAGGGCTTCGGTCAGCTTGGCAACACACTTGCCGCAGCTCATGCCATGAACCGGCAGCTCGACATAAGCGAGCGGTTTGCCGCCGGTACCCTTCAGGCCTTCTTCGGGTTGATCAATTTCTGGAAAGAGGGATTGTTGTGTAGCCATTCGAAATCGGGATCTTTCCTGGCGTCCTCAAGCAACTGGACGTCCTGGCGCGAGGCAATGTCGAGTTCTTCAATGGTTTCCTGAACCTTACCCTGCCGGGCAAAAACACAGGCCCGGTTGTAATGTGCCAGCGGGTAACGAACCGACCGCTGAAGAATTGCATCGAAGCAGGCCAGCGCCTCATCGAGCTGGCCGAGATCCATCAGCACATTGCCTTTGTTGTTTAATGTATAAACCGAGTCGGGATCACGACCCAGGCTGACTTCAAGTTGATCGAGAGCCCTCTCCAGCTCGCCCTGCCGTTCAAGCAGGATCGCCTTGTAGAAAGGTGGCTCCGGGCTGTCGGGCGTCACCCGGTCAGCCTCTTCGAGGGAGCGAAAAGCTTCGTCCTCACGACCTGCATCAAAAAGCAGGGTCGATTTTTCGAGCAGGGCCTCGCCAAACTCCGGATCGAGTTTCATCGCCATGTCAAAATCGGCAAGGGCCGCATCGATATTATTCAATCGCGCATGTGAAAGCCCGCGATTGTAGTAATAGGTCGCAAAATCACCACTCCTGTCGATCGCTTGATCATAACAGGCAATCGCCTCGGCATCCCGGTCAAGCCCGGACAGGGCGTAGCCGAGGCCGTTCATACTGGCCGTATCAGCGGAGTTGGCTGCCAGCGCCTGCTCGAAGCTGTCAACCGCTTCTTCAAAACGACCAAGCCGGTTGAGGGCGTATCCCTTGTTGTAATAGGCCTCGGCGGCATCGGGCATGCGCCGCAAAGCTTCATCATACATGCTCAGGGCATCTTCAGTCTGACCAAGTTCATCGAGGATATTGCCCCGATTGATATAAGCTTCCGGAAAATCGGGTTGCAGTTCCAGCGATTGATCGAGATGCTGCAGTGCCTCCGGCAAATACCCGAGCTTCTCCAGCAAGACACCGAAATTATGATGAATCGCGCCGTTCTTCGGGTCATAAGTCAGCGCCGTCCGATACAGAACCATCGCTTTGGGATAATCCTTGGTATTGGTCGCCGCGACCGCGCAGATATTCAGCGCTTCGATATTCAGAGGATTCTTTTCGAGATACTCTTCTGCCAGTTCAAGAGCGGTCTCATCATCGCCACGGTCGAGCGAAATCTGAGCCAGCTCGAGATGACTGCTCTCCTCGAAATCGACAAAATCCTGAAATTGCTCGTCCATCTTTCTCCGTCAAAAAAGTCAGTTCAATCGTTGCAGACACTATAACAGGATTAGCGGTGAAGTGGGAAAATTTGTCCCTCTCCCGACCGTGACAAACTGATTATTTTGCCGATACAGTGCCGCTGCCGGCCGCGCGTAATTTGGCCACGCTTCTGCCGCCGACGCCCCAGCTCTCCGGCGGAACTTCTTCTATCACCACGTGAGTCGAAGCCGGATTCTTGCCGAGCACATCAACCAGAACCTGCGTCATTTTTTCAATCAATTCTTCTTTCTGTCCCGCGGTTGCGCCGGTCGTGATTTTGACATTAACAAAAGGCATGTTTCCTCCATCAATAGGTGTCATATATTGTAATAACAACATCAGCCGCCTGATCCCGGAGCGGGATCAATGATTGATATTGAGCAGATGCAAACCATTTTTCGACAACATCCCGATCGGGGAAGGCGATCACCACGACGAGGTCGCGATCATTTTCGCCGGCCAGTACGGCCGCCTGTCGGCCGCGAAAAACGATCTCGGCAGAATACGGAACCAGTGACAACCGGACCCCGTCGACATATTGCTGCCATAACTCCTCGTCCATAATATTGATCTGACCGATCAGATATGCCGCCATTATCACACCTCCATTTACGGGATCAGCTGATTGTTAATCGGCGCGTTGCCGCCAGAGACGGGCGATCAATGTCGTTATCACCACAGCCAGGAGCATCCGCAGGCCGAGCATCACCAGCCCGTCGCCACCGATCGCGACAAAGATCAGGATATCCTCGACCACGGCGTGGCAGGTCGCAATGAACAGGCCGATCAGAAACAGCTCCCGTTTCGGCAGTTTTTTTTCCCGGCTGACCCGGATAATGATGCCGGCGCCATACGAAATGCCGAGAAAAATCCCGGTAAAAAGGGGCACCGCCGCATTTCGGGTTAACCCCATGCCGCGCATCAATGGCTC encodes the following:
- a CDS encoding tautomerase, which gives rise to MPFVNVKITTGATAGQKEELIEKMTQVLVDVLGKNPASTHVVIEEVPPESWGVGGRSVAKLRAAGSGTVSAK
- a CDS encoding TIGR00725 family protein codes for the protein MNGVAHRKIVVGVIGASSASPEGLQLATEVGRLIAEKGGVLVCGGLGGVMEAAARGCASAGGEVLGILPGPQASDANAFVTLAVPTNMGHARNVIIAHTAQVLIAVEGEYGTLSEAAISLKLGKNVVALRPQYELAGVSIVTTAAEAVDKAFAVLNRLQEDN
- a CDS encoding DUF1330 domain-containing protein — translated: MAAYLIGQINIMDEELWQQYVDGVRLSLVPYSAEIVFRGRQAAVLAGENDRDLVVVIAFPDRDVVEKWFASAQYQSLIPLRDQAADVVITIYDTY
- a CDS encoding nucleoside recognition protein — protein: MDALLTAVGGALALGLKLLLIIVPVVVLFEVLRHMPVFRRAGNAVEPLMRGMGLTRNAAVPLFTGIFLGISYGAGIIIRVSREKKLPKRELFLIGLFIATCHAVVEDILIFVAIGGDGLVMLGLRMLLAVVITTLIARLWRQRAD
- a CDS encoding copper-translocating P-type ATPase, coding for MIEEASAETSDPVSAVDEKELAALVARDEQDDFFREADREKIRFNVYGMTCATCVGTVEKKLRAATGVDDVYVNLANETATVFYDASLTGEEALFSVVESAGYKPVGEDESDGVASLEAKRELHWLIFAAALSLPIMLLMWLQPFGPATQWVNMALATIVQFSAGLAFYRGAWTSIRNMSANMDVLVALGITAAYGYSMLAATRLFGLSGEVFFETSAMLITFIRFGKWLEARAKGQATRALNELLELQADRAVVLVDGTEKDIAVSEVEVGDTLVIRPGDRIPVDGEVVDGRSAVDESMLTGEPVPVAKEPGDDLTGATINGGGRMLMRATRIGEMTVLSSIVRMVEEAQADKAPIQRLADKVANVFVPVVILVAGCTYAVWIFSGAEFVFAFRMGVAVLVIACPCALGLATPTAIMVGSAIGLQSGILIKKASALENIARLDTLIFDKTGTLTHGDFRVAELAHAEGVSKDEMLQLAASAAQISSHPLSRAIVAWAEQKGIRYPQAINGEEVGGQGVSCEISGERVLLGSRKLLEQHHVSMRGLVVLSRELEGEGMSIVYLAVGDQNLGIIGLRDKPKEGTAEAITLLQHDDIECVMLTGDRLEPAEAVAKRLGIKSVEAEVMPGEKQEVVARYQEQNRQVGMVGDGINDAPALAQADVGIAVGSGTDVARETGDIVLVRGDVRDVVRAVRLGRKTLVKIKQNLFWAFFYNVIGIPLAAGVLYPAFGLYLKPEFAGLAMAFSSVSVVTNSLLLKRARRRL
- a CDS encoding phosphoesterase, encoding MSERMECSREFSAQILEYVRGKGKILIVAHDNPDPDSLAAAFALRQLFEVKENLTATITFGGIIGRGENRAMVEGLEIKAVPLEQLDLNQFGVVCMVDTQPGTGNNSFPADRKVHIVIDHHPLREQTRECALYDVREEYGAAATVLYEYLLAQEIYIGTKLATILYYAIKSETQDLGREWTQYDKTAYLNLLQLSNNRILYDIAHSQVPREYFTYYNRAIENARLYGSVMVFNLYDVDNPDVVAEMADFLLRMQEVEVVLGMGRFREKEILSLRTSSHDILAGKTMQQVVDKLGTAGGHGMVAGAQIAPMKGNRSVLHDLEKTLTRRLLTALERPLVKSEPLVCS